One window of the Triticum dicoccoides isolate Atlit2015 ecotype Zavitan chromosome 3B, WEW_v2.0, whole genome shotgun sequence genome contains the following:
- the LOC119278071 gene encoding uncharacterized protein LOC119278071, producing MEAQDDCGKWRQIPAFGDWNMWEEMPVTQYFEPAATFFFTAQAGEDDVDLFKVPHFAANPYTYKKCVVRVKKREENEKPNANANAGAVSGRRKKGGRKQQQKNHQQGKKEQQQQRRKKPKAKAAAAAAVDEDLYKISPNVICKVQKKKLLRNLLGGCLGLNCIA from the exons ATGGAG GCGCAGGATGACTGCGGAAAGTGGCGCCAAATCCCGGCGTTCGGCGATTGGAACATGTGGGAAGAGATGCCCGTCACCCAGTACTTCGAGCCGGCGGCCACCTTCTTCTTcacggcgcaggcaggggaggacgaCGTCGACCTCTTCAAGGTGCCCCACTTCGCCGCCAACCCCTACACCTACAAGAAG TGCGTCGTCCGAGTAAAGAAGAGGGAGGAGAACGAGAAGCCGAACGCCAACGCCAACGCCGGTGCTGTgtccgggaggaggaagaaggggggcaGGAAGCAGCAGCAGAAGAACCACCAGCAAGGGAAGAAGGAGCAGCAGCAACAGAGgaggaagaagcccaaggccaaggcggcggcggcggcggcggtggacgagGACCTCTACAAGATCTCCCCCAACGTGATCTGCAAGGTGCAGAAG AAGAAGTTGTTGAGGAACCTGCTGGGAGGGTGCCTGGGCCTCAACTGCATCGCCTGA